From Methanoculleus thermophilus, the proteins below share one genomic window:
- a CDS encoding CBS domain-containing protein: MLVRDFMVTDVVCVEIPGNRDDVLRILKRTGISGVPVLKDGELVGIITRKDLLRKTDETQLGLLMTPDPIVIGPDASISEAASLMVHHNIRRLPVVEDGSMVGLISVADLIGAIAQMRLNIPIKDNYVSKTYALWEETPLSLVGRILEISGYDAIPILMEDGTLTGIISERDLIRHTRIEDGVEVSDFSNGTDDDEWTWESIRDMHTISYGISRIQLLPIPVKNAMVKNVLAVPLNSEVSECALKMKRARVDQLPVVNGNKRLIAMLFDRELIKVLLPEQQGLRKN, encoded by the coding sequence ATGCTTGTTCGGGACTTCATGGTCACCGACGTCGTCTGTGTCGAGATTCCCGGAAACCGGGACGATGTCCTGCGGATCTTAAAGCGCACGGGCATAAGCGGTGTGCCGGTCTTAAAAGACGGTGAACTCGTCGGCATCATCACCCGAAAAGATCTCCTCCGGAAAACAGATGAGACCCAGCTTGGGCTCCTGATGACACCTGACCCGATCGTCATCGGGCCTGATGCATCAATCTCTGAGGCGGCCAGTCTGATGGTGCATCACAACATAAGAAGGCTCCCGGTCGTGGAAGATGGGTCAATGGTCGGGCTCATCAGCGTGGCCGACCTCATCGGTGCTATTGCTCAGATGCGCCTGAACATACCGATCAAGGACAACTACGTCAGCAAGACCTATGCCCTCTGGGAAGAGACCCCCCTCTCGCTTGTCGGACGAATCCTTGAGATCTCCGGTTATGACGCCATTCCCATCCTGATGGAAGACGGCACGCTGACCGGTATCATATCGGAACGGGACCTCATCAGACATACTCGTATCGAGGACGGCGTCGAGGTCAGCGATTTCTCGAACGGTACGGATGACGATGAGTGGACCTGGGAGAGTATCCGGGATATGCACACCATCAGTTACGGTATCTCAAGGATCCAGTTGCTCCCAATCCCGGTGAAGAATGCAATGGTCAAGAACGTTCTTGCCGTCCCCTTAAACTCCGAGGTCAGTGAGTGCGCATTAAAGATGAAGCGCGCCCGAGTCGACCAGCTCCCGGTAGTCAATGGAAACAAGCGGCTTATCGCCATGCTCTTCGATCGGGAGTTGATCAAAGTCCTGCTGCCCGAGCAACAGGGGTTACGAAAGAATTAA
- a CDS encoding MFS transporter, which produces MLRSLPILLGIFVVMALSNAVVPVLPDFADGAAAQSAVYAAYFLGTFISVLPAGIASDRIGRVPLIRAGLLLTLASGVLILLFPSGLPLLIFRGIEGIGAGLFFSAALAWANSHPSSGRISGYVVAAQNLGLVMGLLATGWLDSTLDNHLAGIALFTILSIPALATSVAIRESKLETFARADLAGIVRNYFWLFAATVVLVGMTGAVAAIYPEYSGNDSSLLALQLATINVATVVAVLIAPRITFRPAPTIRISSLLMAGAVGASYVTPYAFPIIGALTGVIIVAILAFLAETKIQQGVMTGLFNTSAYAGFTVLPALAGLVAGEIGFLPAFLLLAGMSAMMAIPIGRCRCEFRG; this is translated from the coding sequence ATGCTGCGGAGCCTCCCCATCCTTCTCGGGATATTCGTGGTGATGGCGTTATCAAACGCCGTCGTTCCCGTGCTCCCGGATTTCGCGGATGGGGCGGCAGCCCAGAGTGCGGTCTACGCCGCATACTTTCTGGGCACATTCATCTCGGTGTTGCCGGCGGGGATAGCGAGCGACCGGATCGGCCGTGTCCCGCTCATCCGTGCCGGCCTTCTCCTGACCCTCGCAAGCGGGGTCCTCATCCTGCTCTTCCCCTCTGGCCTTCCCCTCCTCATCTTCCGGGGAATCGAGGGGATCGGGGCCGGCCTCTTCTTCTCAGCGGCACTCGCGTGGGCGAATTCGCACCCGTCATCCGGGCGGATCAGCGGGTACGTCGTCGCGGCCCAGAACCTCGGCCTGGTCATGGGGCTCCTCGCGACAGGCTGGCTCGATTCGACGCTCGATAACCACCTCGCGGGGATAGCCCTCTTTACGATACTTTCCATCCCCGCGCTTGCGACGAGCGTCGCAATCAGGGAGAGCAAACTCGAAACGTTCGCAAGAGCGGATCTTGCCGGGATCGTCAGAAACTACTTCTGGCTCTTTGCGGCAACAGTCGTCCTGGTGGGGATGACCGGGGCAGTGGCAGCCATCTACCCGGAGTATAGCGGAAACGATTCGTCGCTTCTTGCCCTGCAGCTTGCAACGATCAACGTTGCGACCGTCGTTGCCGTGCTCATCGCGCCCCGTATCACCTTCCGTCCCGCTCCGACCATCCGGATCTCCTCGCTCCTTATGGCCGGGGCGGTCGGGGCAAGTTACGTAACCCCCTATGCCTTTCCAATCATCGGCGCCCTTACAGGGGTGATCATTGTCGCAATCCTTGCGTTCCTCGCAGAGACGAAGATCCAGCAGGGTGTGATGACCGGGCTCTTCAACACCTCCGCATACGCAGGGTTTACAGTCCTTCCCGCCCTTGCCGGGCTGGTCGCAGGAGAGATCGGATTCTTGCCCGCATTTCTCCTTCTTGCGGGGATGTCGGCGATGATGGCCATCCCTATCGGCAGGTGCCGGTGTGAGTTCCGTGGGTGA
- a CDS encoding universal stress protein — MFRKVLVAIDGSEPANRALQEALDDAVGRDTDVHAVYVVESGLFSSLPMDNTLEIIYSVLQKEGEDILKSARKKADEVGVSLTTHLRQGHAGSQIISLAEELGADRIFLGSYGKSGVDRLLLGSVTEYVVRNSPITTTVVRS, encoded by the coding sequence ATGTTCCGTAAGGTACTTGTTGCAATAGATGGTTCCGAACCAGCCAACCGGGCTTTGCAGGAAGCTCTCGATGATGCGGTTGGTCGGGACACCGATGTTCATGCCGTCTACGTTGTCGAATCCGGGCTCTTTTCATCCCTTCCCATGGACAACACACTCGAGATTATCTATAGTGTTTTGCAGAAGGAAGGCGAGGATATCCTCAAATCCGCTCGAAAGAAGGCCGATGAAGTGGGTGTTTCGCTTACCACTCATCTTCGGCAGGGGCATGCTGGGTCACAGATTATCTCTCTCGCCGAAGAACTCGGTGCCGACCGCATCTTCCTCGGTTCCTACGGTAAGAGCGGCGTCGATCGCCTCCTGCTTGGCAGCGTGACCGAGTACGTTGTGCGCAACAGTCCCATAACGACAACGGTGGTGAGATCATAA
- a CDS encoding preprotein translocase subunit Sec61beta: MAKKSGGRLVSSAGLVNYYDSEDHRAIHISPKAVIAVTIVTGVAVFVLNALF, from the coding sequence ATGGCGAAAAAATCTGGCGGGAGACTGGTATCCTCTGCCGGCCTGGTCAACTACTATGACAGCGAAGACCACCGGGCCATCCATATCAGCCCGAAAGCGGTGATCGCTGTGACCATCGTGACCGGAGTGGCAGTCTTTGTTCTCAATGCCCTCTTCTAA
- a CDS encoding coenzyme F420-0:L-glutamate ligase — protein sequence MDIQVIGVLGLPLIQQGDDLPALICERVAFQDGDILAVASSVYSKSKGFTRDLATITPGADAVRIAEKTKEDPRFVQAVLDSSADILLEYPFILSELPSGHIGVRAGVDHSNVEDGRIIILPPDPMGAAAEIRDSIRRITGKNVRVLITDTCGRSFRRGQTGIAIGWAGMTAINDYRGDTDLFGHVLEITEEAVVDEIAAFANFVMGESHQGVPAVVFRNCRTWTGHDTVYFTPEQDIIRAALKSKKD from the coding sequence ATGGATATCCAGGTAATCGGAGTTTTGGGCCTCCCCCTGATACAGCAGGGCGACGACCTGCCTGCCCTGATCTGTGAACGGGTCGCGTTTCAGGATGGGGATATCCTCGCCGTCGCCTCATCGGTCTACTCAAAGTCAAAAGGTTTCACCCGGGACCTCGCCACGATCACCCCCGGTGCGGACGCGGTGCGGATCGCGGAAAAGACCAAGGAAGATCCCCGCTTTGTCCAGGCGGTGCTGGACTCGTCCGCCGATATCCTGCTTGAGTACCCGTTCATCCTATCGGAGTTACCTTCCGGCCATATCGGCGTGCGGGCGGGTGTCGACCACAGCAACGTTGAAGACGGCCGGATCATCATTCTCCCGCCCGATCCCATGGGGGCGGCTGCCGAGATCAGGGACTCTATCCGCCGCATCACCGGCAAAAATGTCCGGGTGCTCATCACCGACACCTGCGGTCGGTCGTTTAGGCGCGGCCAGACCGGCATTGCTATCGGGTGGGCAGGGATGACTGCGATCAACGATTACCGGGGCGACACCGATCTCTTCGGCCATGTCCTTGAGATCACCGAGGAAGCAGTGGTCGATGAGATAGCAGCCTTCGCAAACTTCGTCATGGGCGAGAGCCACCAGGGAGTCCCTGCGGTGGTCTTTAGAAACTGCCGGACCTGGACCGGACACGATACCGTCTACTTCACGCCCGAGCAGGATATCATCAGGGCGGCACTGAAGAGCAAAAAGGATTAG
- a CDS encoding glycosyltransferase, with translation MNAIHTIDDYEPFIGKEAVRRIKAKARPLHDLHVMHMNSTYYGGGVSQILASLTLLMNSLGIETGWRVVHGPPDFFSVTKKFHNALQGAEINLTDRKKEIYERVVYENAVRNHLDHDVVFVHDPQPLPLITHYRKKSPWVWRCHLDLTAPNREVWNYLVPFIEKYDAIVLSCGEYRLDLKRPQVFFTPGIDPFSIVNRELSESAIDERLEHYGIPTDLPLVVQISRFDHWKDPVGVIKAFEMARKEEECTLVLVGNVATDDPEGAEVYRSLLAHRSERVIVMSVQDGALVNALQRRAAVVLQKSLREGFGLTVSEAMWKGAAVIGGNVGGIRYQIRDGETGFLVSSVDEAAKRIVQLLRDPDLRKQLGHAARERVRENFLITRTVEQYLDLIASFEPEFRLKQDVGLPCG, from the coding sequence ATGAACGCGATCCACACAATCGACGACTATGAGCCGTTTATCGGGAAAGAGGCCGTGCGCCGTATCAAGGCGAAGGCACGACCGCTCCACGACCTTCATGTCATGCACATGAACTCCACGTACTACGGCGGCGGGGTCTCGCAGATCCTTGCATCCCTGACGCTTCTGATGAACAGTCTCGGCATAGAGACCGGGTGGCGCGTCGTTCACGGCCCCCCGGACTTCTTCAGCGTGACAAAGAAGTTTCATAACGCCCTCCAGGGGGCCGAGATCAACCTGACCGACCGCAAGAAGGAGATTTACGAGCGTGTCGTCTACGAGAACGCGGTGCGCAACCACCTCGACCACGACGTGGTCTTCGTCCACGACCCCCAGCCTCTCCCGTTGATCACCCACTACCGGAAGAAGAGCCCCTGGGTATGGCGCTGCCACCTTGACCTGACTGCGCCGAACCGGGAGGTCTGGAACTACCTCGTCCCGTTCATAGAGAAGTACGACGCCATCGTCCTCTCCTGCGGAGAGTACCGCCTGGATCTCAAGAGACCGCAGGTCTTCTTCACGCCCGGGATCGACCCCTTCTCCATCGTGAACCGGGAACTCTCGGAGAGCGCCATTGACGAGCGCCTCGAACATTACGGTATCCCGACAGATCTCCCTCTGGTTGTGCAGATCTCACGGTTCGATCACTGGAAGGACCCTGTGGGGGTTATCAAGGCGTTTGAGATGGCGCGAAAAGAGGAGGAGTGCACCCTGGTTCTTGTCGGGAACGTTGCGACCGACGATCCGGAGGGGGCCGAGGTCTACCGATCGCTTCTCGCCCACCGTAGCGAGCGGGTCATCGTGATGAGCGTCCAGGACGGAGCACTTGTGAACGCACTCCAGCGGCGGGCGGCGGTCGTCCTGCAAAAGTCCCTCCGGGAGGGGTTCGGGCTGACAGTATCGGAGGCGATGTGGAAGGGTGCAGCGGTGATCGGGGGGAACGTCGGCGGCATCCGCTACCAGATTCGCGATGGAGAGACCGGGTTTCTGGTCTCCTCGGTCGATGAGGCGGCAAAGAGGATCGTTCAGCTGCTCCGCGACCCTGATCTCCGCAAGCAACTTGGGCACGCAGCGCGCGAGAGGGTGCGGGAGAACTTCCTCATCACCCGGACCGTCGAGCAGTACCTCGACCTGATTGCCTCGTTCGAACCGGAGTTCCGGCTGAAGCAGGACGTGGGGCTGCCCTGCGGGTGA
- a CDS encoding amidohydrolase family protein translates to MQETRSYVVTGRALLGEELREEDVSITVSDGIITSIEPLSRRPDRWIVPALFNAHTHLGDTVAMDLPAHGSLADLVKPPNGLKHRILAATPRDDLVRAMRSSMITMIAAGTAGFADFREGGIEGVAALREAAAGLCCRPVILGREGGELVSDGAGISSVHDIKNAEEVVRNARAAGKLVAFHAGEKNQNDIDDALAFEPDLLVHCTHATDAQLRQIVDMGIPIAVCPRSNWLLGVAASSAHPPIKRILELGGRFLLGTDNVMFVQPDLFSEMAFTATIYRAPPEEILRAAVAGAQLAGNSGYIEERQKASFIVIDPAKGNLSFSKDIRATVVKRLNPSFICQNVLTMQ, encoded by the coding sequence ATGCAGGAAACCAGATCATACGTCGTCACCGGTCGGGCACTCCTTGGTGAAGAACTCAGGGAAGAAGATGTGAGTATCACCGTCTCGGACGGTATCATAACCTCGATAGAACCCCTTTCCCGGAGACCGGATCGCTGGATCGTGCCCGCCCTCTTCAACGCTCATACCCACCTCGGCGACACCGTGGCGATGGATCTCCCCGCTCATGGGAGCCTCGCAGACCTCGTCAAACCCCCAAACGGCTTAAAACACAGGATCCTTGCAGCAACCCCACGGGATGACCTCGTTCGGGCAATGCGTTCGAGCATGATAACGATGATCGCAGCCGGAACGGCCGGATTTGCTGACTTTCGAGAGGGAGGGATCGAAGGAGTCGCGGCGCTGCGGGAGGCCGCCGCAGGGCTCTGTTGCCGCCCCGTCATCCTCGGCCGCGAAGGAGGGGAACTGGTGAGCGACGGTGCGGGCATCAGCAGCGTCCACGATATCAAGAATGCCGAAGAGGTCGTCAGGAATGCACGAGCCGCAGGGAAACTCGTCGCCTTTCATGCCGGGGAGAAGAACCAGAACGACATCGATGATGCACTCGCGTTTGAACCCGACCTCCTTGTCCATTGCACCCATGCTACAGACGCACAACTCCGGCAAATCGTCGATATGGGAATTCCCATCGCCGTCTGCCCGCGATCAAACTGGCTGCTCGGCGTCGCAGCATCGTCGGCCCACCCGCCGATCAAGCGTATCCTCGAACTCGGCGGCAGGTTCCTCCTCGGGACGGATAATGTCATGTTCGTCCAGCCGGACCTCTTTTCGGAGATGGCATTCACAGCGACAATCTACCGCGCGCCCCCAGAAGAGATCCTTCGCGCCGCCGTTGCAGGGGCTCAACTCGCCGGAAACAGCGGATATATCGAGGAAAGGCAAAAAGCATCATTTATCGTCATCGATCCGGCAAAGGGGAACCTCTCCTTCAGCAAAGACATCAGGGCAACAGTTGTAAAACGGTTGAATCCATCATTCATTTGCCAAAACGTTTTAACCATGCAGTAG
- the psmB gene encoding archaeal proteasome endopeptidase complex subunit beta, whose product MLDISQEIMKGTTTVGLIFDNGVVLATEMRATMGNMIASKRAKKIYQITPRIGMTTAGGVGDAQQLVRIMQVECNLFEMRRGKTMSVGAASTLLSNYLNQNRYYPYYVQLLVGGFDNEGPSIYSVDAMGGATKEEEIVATGSGSPFAYGVLEDQYHADMKEDEARDLALRAVRSAMRRDSASGEDIMLVVITKDKYEEHIESGVQRPSVARSTT is encoded by the coding sequence ATGCTTGATATTTCCCAGGAGATTATGAAGGGCACAACCACGGTAGGACTGATCTTTGATAACGGAGTCGTCCTTGCCACTGAGATGCGTGCGACGATGGGGAACATGATCGCGAGCAAGCGTGCCAAGAAGATATACCAGATCACGCCGAGGATCGGTATGACCACTGCCGGCGGCGTCGGCGACGCGCAACAACTCGTCCGAATCATGCAGGTCGAGTGCAACCTCTTTGAGATGCGCCGTGGAAAGACCATGTCGGTCGGTGCAGCATCTACCCTGCTCTCGAACTACTTGAACCAGAATCGCTACTATCCCTACTATGTCCAGCTCTTGGTAGGCGGATTCGATAATGAGGGACCGAGCATCTACTCCGTTGATGCCATGGGCGGGGCAACCAAGGAAGAGGAGATCGTCGCCACCGGTTCCGGGTCTCCCTTTGCCTACGGCGTGCTCGAAGATCAGTACCATGCCGATATGAAAGAGGATGAGGCGCGAGACCTCGCCCTTCGCGCTGTCCGATCAGCGATGCGCCGTGACTCCGCGTCGGGGGAGGATATTATGCTCGTCGTGATCACGAAGGACAAATACGAAGAACATATAGAAAGCGGGGTGCAGAGACCCTCGGTAGCCCGCTCGACAACCTGA
- a CDS encoding beta-CASP ribonuclease aCPSF1, which produces MVIEEKLQELKEQINKIVPSGITVSDVEFEGPELVIYTDDPKLFADQADLIKILARDLRKRIVVRPNILEDPERAAQEIRAVVPESAGITDLFFDPETGEVLIEAEKPGVVIGKNGITLREITKQIGWTPKVVRTPPIESATVKQIRTYLRSVKDERKAFLRAIGRRIHREVTSKDQWLRVTTLGCCREVGRAAFLISTPESKILVDCGEKPGSTANGTPYLYVPEIYPLDTLDAVVLTHAHLDHCALVPLLFKYGYEGPVYSTPPTRDLSAMLQLDYLDVIRKETDKIPYTSNEVKTYIKHSITLNYGSVTDIAPDVKLTFHNAGHILGSAIAHFHIGDGLYNIAFTGDFNYQKTRLFSPAVSSFPRLEALFMESTYGGANDIQPQRKEAEEKLYEMISTTITRGGKVIIPAFAVGRSQEVMLALEEGIRREKMPAVKIYLDGMIKEATAIHTTYPEYLNSDLRNQIFREGMNPFLSEAFVQVDSPDLREKVISGDPCVIITTSGMLNGGPVMEYLKALGPDERNSLIFVGYQAEGTLGRRIQKGWREIPLGWRETIVINLEIATVDGFSGHSDRKQLMNYVAHLQPRPEKIFTIHGDENKTIDLASSIYKRHRIETHSPMNLETYRMI; this is translated from the coding sequence ATGGTGATTGAAGAGAAACTTCAGGAACTTAAGGAGCAGATCAACAAGATCGTTCCCAGCGGGATCACAGTCTCAGATGTTGAGTTTGAAGGCCCTGAACTTGTAATCTACACCGACGACCCGAAACTGTTTGCCGACCAGGCAGATCTTATAAAAATATTGGCGCGAGACCTGCGCAAGCGCATCGTCGTGCGCCCGAATATTCTCGAAGACCCTGAACGGGCGGCCCAGGAGATCCGGGCTGTTGTTCCAGAAAGCGCCGGGATCACAGATCTCTTCTTCGACCCGGAGACGGGCGAAGTCCTGATCGAGGCAGAAAAGCCCGGGGTAGTCATCGGCAAGAACGGCATAACCCTCCGGGAGATCACAAAGCAGATCGGCTGGACGCCGAAGGTAGTCCGAACGCCGCCAATCGAGAGCGCGACGGTGAAGCAGATCCGCACCTATCTGCGGTCGGTGAAGGACGAGCGCAAGGCATTCCTGCGGGCGATCGGCCGCCGCATCCACCGGGAGGTCACAAGCAAAGACCAGTGGCTGCGGGTTACCACGCTCGGGTGCTGCCGTGAGGTCGGCCGTGCTGCGTTCCTTATATCAACGCCGGAGAGCAAGATCCTGGTGGACTGCGGCGAGAAGCCAGGGAGCACCGCGAACGGGACGCCGTACCTTTACGTGCCCGAGATCTACCCCCTCGACACGCTCGATGCGGTCGTCCTTACTCACGCACATCTCGACCACTGTGCTCTCGTCCCCCTCCTCTTTAAGTATGGCTACGAGGGGCCGGTGTACTCCACCCCTCCGACGAGGGACCTCTCGGCGATGCTCCAGCTCGACTACCTCGATGTTATCCGGAAAGAGACGGATAAGATCCCCTACACCTCAAACGAGGTAAAAACCTACATAAAGCACTCCATCACTCTCAATTACGGCAGTGTGACGGACATCGCTCCCGATGTCAAGCTCACCTTCCACAACGCGGGGCATATCCTCGGGTCGGCAATCGCGCACTTCCACATCGGCGATGGGCTCTACAACATTGCATTCACCGGGGATTTCAACTACCAGAAGACGAGGCTCTTCTCTCCCGCGGTATCGTCCTTCCCCCGGCTTGAAGCCCTCTTCATGGAGAGCACCTACGGCGGAGCGAACGATATCCAGCCGCAGAGGAAGGAGGCGGAAGAGAAACTCTACGAGATGATCTCGACGACGATCACGCGCGGCGGGAAGGTGATCATCCCCGCGTTCGCCGTCGGCCGGTCGCAGGAGGTCATGCTTGCCCTCGAAGAGGGGATCCGGCGAGAGAAGATGCCGGCAGTGAAGATCTACCTCGACGGTATGATCAAGGAAGCGACGGCGATCCACACGACCTATCCGGAGTATCTGAATAGCGACCTTCGAAACCAGATCTTCCGCGAGGGTATGAACCCCTTCCTCTCCGAGGCCTTCGTCCAGGTCGATTCGCCGGATCTCCGCGAGAAGGTGATCTCAGGCGACCCCTGCGTCATCATCACGACGAGCGGTATGCTCAACGGTGGTCCGGTGATGGAGTATCTCAAGGCTCTCGGTCCCGACGAGCGCAACTCGCTCATCTTCGTCGGCTATCAGGCAGAGGGGACGCTCGGGCGGCGGATCCAGAAAGGTTGGCGCGAGATCCCGCTCGGATGGCGTGAGACGATCGTGATCAATCTTGAGATCGCGACGGTCGACGGATTCTCAGGCCATTCTGACCGCAAGCAGTTGATGAACTACGTTGCTCACCTCCAGCCCCGGCCGGAGAAGATCTTCACCATCCATGGTGATGAGAATAAGACAATCGACCTTGCAAGTTCCATATATAAGCGGCACCGCATCGAGACGCACTCTCCCATGAATCTCGAGACCTACCGCATGATCTAG